One part of the Sorangiineae bacterium MSr11954 genome encodes these proteins:
- a CDS encoding porin, giving the protein MTVCSVASAQDEDPPGTFKIPGLRTKLTLSGYAQLDITYDLGGRNPLVEGDDYAILSSRIPLNLGYDSRNKTNQLYMTARTSRVGISTNTETEWADIGTRIEGDFWSGNLLSGETFTNSVLFRLRHGYGTLSGKYGSLLLGQTWTTFLIQEGTAEVVDFNGPGSGAALRQPMIRYVIPLPSSFDLSLAAENAPGTDLNGITDGTAVPATRKMQSIPDFVGRLSTSGAWGGASLVAVTVNYKDSGAPGQDSYTKQGWGLGAGTGVKIFDDTLRLMVNGGRGIGRYLFAAGGVQGVTNMDTHFLLWDALGYHVNYTHVWSPEFRSNVVWSQTFFKNNGGSTAAAPYEPRIDSKTGLLIEPEPNRAIEEMYINTFWAPNRQVEFGIEYAFGQRHTFGNDAAEGQPCTVGMLCSSMVGTMHRITTTAHFNLF; this is encoded by the coding sequence ATGACCGTTTGCTCCGTGGCCTCGGCCCAGGACGAGGATCCCCCGGGAACGTTCAAAATTCCAGGATTACGCACGAAGCTGACCCTGAGCGGCTACGCGCAGCTCGATATCACCTACGACCTCGGAGGCCGCAATCCGCTGGTCGAGGGCGACGACTACGCGATCCTGTCCTCGCGCATTCCCTTGAATCTCGGGTACGACAGCAGGAACAAGACGAACCAGCTCTATATGACCGCGCGCACCAGCCGCGTGGGCATCTCCACCAACACGGAGACCGAATGGGCGGATATCGGCACCCGCATCGAGGGTGACTTCTGGAGCGGAAATCTGCTGTCCGGCGAGACCTTCACCAACTCCGTCCTGTTCCGTTTGCGGCACGGGTACGGCACCCTGAGCGGCAAATACGGATCGCTGCTCCTCGGGCAGACCTGGACGACCTTCTTGATCCAAGAGGGCACCGCCGAGGTGGTCGACTTCAACGGCCCCGGATCGGGCGCGGCCCTGCGCCAACCGATGATTCGTTACGTGATCCCGCTCCCGTCGTCCTTCGATTTGTCCCTGGCCGCGGAGAACGCGCCCGGCACCGACTTGAACGGGATCACCGATGGCACCGCCGTCCCCGCCACCCGGAAAATGCAGTCGATTCCCGACTTCGTGGGGCGCCTTTCGACCTCGGGCGCCTGGGGCGGCGCGTCTTTGGTCGCGGTGACCGTCAATTACAAAGATTCGGGCGCGCCCGGCCAGGACTCGTATACCAAACAAGGCTGGGGGCTCGGCGCAGGCACCGGCGTGAAAATTTTCGACGATACCTTGCGGCTGATGGTCAACGGCGGCCGCGGCATCGGGCGCTACCTGTTCGCTGCGGGCGGGGTGCAGGGCGTCACCAACATGGATACCCATTTCCTGCTTTGGGACGCGCTCGGCTACCACGTCAACTACACGCACGTTTGGTCCCCGGAGTTTCGCTCGAACGTGGTCTGGAGCCAGACCTTCTTCAAGAACAACGGCGGCAGCACGGCCGCGGCGCCCTACGAGCCGCGCATCGATTCGAAGACGGGCCTGCTGATCGAGCCCGAGCCGAATCGCGCCATCGAAGAGATGTACATCAACACGTTCTGGGCGCCGAACCGACAAGTGGAGTTCGGCATCGAATACGCCTTCGGCCAGCGCCACACCTTCGGCAACGACGCGGCCGAAGGCCAACCCTGTACCGTCGGCATGCTGTGCTCCTCGATGGTGGGCACCATGCACCGGATCACGACCACGGCGCATTTCAATCTATTTTGA
- a CDS encoding protein kinase — protein sequence MTGILAEGQLFLGKYRVEKLIGRGGMGAVYAAIDIDLARKVAIKVLLPQIATSRTAASRFVNEGRAAARIEGEHVARIFAAGRTEDGLSYMVLELLEGIDLADHLTQRGRLGVAEAVDIVLEALEAVEEAHRHGIIHRDLKPGNLFLHRRGNGAQVVKVLDFGISKRSHPFSDTSGEQELTMTRALLGSPFYMSPEQLQDSKSVDTRTDIWSLGIILYEMLAGIVPFRGDTLHDLFHAIIEQPVLPLGNWRPDIPPALHAVVARCLERDLKRRFALASEVTRALTPFGSRASASYGRPMNFAVPKMEFDDAQEFTVQQTQLWIPTHAENARAHGATVTPSRGYPDPKANTVTPSRGHPDPNASTVTPSRGYPDPNATTVTPAVGYVDPNAMTITPEHGYSDPNANTVTPSHGHAAAIAQSHGAWSGNPARQELGASIRRTRRAMIVLAIAVPAAIVFLGSFFAFSFVLGPKDPRRDAVKTALSAASSSAARALGATPWAATPSSPNRDAAPQGSAHAPAPGGGPAAPASGAAAPAPAKP from the coding sequence GTGACGGGGATCTTAGCGGAGGGGCAACTCTTTCTCGGGAAGTACCGAGTGGAGAAGTTGATTGGCCGGGGCGGCATGGGTGCCGTCTACGCGGCGATCGACATCGATCTGGCCCGCAAGGTCGCCATCAAGGTCCTTCTTCCGCAGATCGCCACCTCGCGCACCGCGGCCTCGCGGTTCGTCAACGAGGGGCGCGCGGCCGCCCGCATCGAGGGCGAGCACGTGGCGCGCATCTTCGCGGCGGGCCGCACGGAGGATGGCCTCTCGTACATGGTGCTGGAGCTGCTCGAAGGGATCGATCTGGCCGATCACCTCACGCAGCGCGGAAGGCTGGGGGTGGCGGAGGCGGTCGACATCGTCCTCGAGGCGCTGGAGGCCGTCGAAGAGGCCCACCGGCACGGCATCATCCACCGCGATCTCAAGCCCGGGAACCTGTTTCTGCACCGCCGGGGCAATGGCGCGCAGGTGGTGAAGGTGCTCGACTTCGGGATCTCCAAACGAAGCCACCCCTTCTCGGACACCAGCGGCGAGCAGGAGCTCACCATGACCCGCGCGCTCCTCGGCTCCCCTTTTTACATGTCGCCCGAGCAGCTGCAGGACTCGAAGAGCGTCGATACCCGCACGGACATTTGGTCGCTGGGCATCATCCTCTACGAGATGCTGGCGGGCATCGTCCCCTTCCGCGGCGATACGCTGCACGATCTTTTCCACGCCATCATCGAGCAGCCGGTGCTCCCCCTCGGAAATTGGCGGCCCGATATCCCGCCCGCGCTGCACGCGGTGGTCGCGCGCTGCCTGGAGCGCGATCTCAAGCGCCGCTTCGCGCTGGCCTCGGAGGTGACCCGGGCGCTCACGCCTTTTGGCTCGCGCGCGAGCGCGTCGTATGGGCGGCCGATGAACTTCGCCGTGCCCAAGATGGAGTTCGACGACGCGCAGGAGTTCACCGTCCAACAGACGCAGCTCTGGATCCCGACGCACGCCGAGAACGCGCGCGCGCACGGCGCCACCGTGACGCCTTCGCGCGGGTACCCCGATCCCAAGGCGAACACCGTCACGCCTTCGCGCGGGCACCCCGATCCCAACGCGAGCACCGTCACGCCTTCGCGCGGATATCCCGATCCCAACGCGACCACCGTGACCCCCGCGGTGGGATACGTCGATCCCAACGCGATGACGATCACGCCCGAGCACGGGTACTCCGACCCGAACGCCAACACCGTCACGCCCTCGCACGGGCACGCCGCGGCGATCGCGCAATCGCACGGCGCATGGAGCGGAAACCCGGCGCGCCAGGAGCTCGGCGCATCCATCCGGCGCACGCGGCGCGCGATGATCGTGCTGGCGATCGCCGTCCCAGCCGCCATCGTGTTTCTGGGGAGCTTCTTTGCGTTTTCCTTCGTCCTCGGCCCCAAAGACCCGCGCCGCGATGCCGTGAAAACGGCGCTCAGCGCCGCGTCGTCGTCGGCCGCGCGCGCCCTCGGCGCAACCCCGTGGGCCGCAACGCCTTCGTCACCGAATCGCGACGCCGCCCCCCAGGGCTCCGCGCACGCGCCCGCGCCTGGCGGTGGACCGGCGGCGCCCGCATCTGGAGCGGCAGCACCGGCGCCCGCGAAGCCCTAA
- a CDS encoding zinc-binding dehydrogenase, producing MARLLPEGMKNMRSVLYDRHGQPDEVLRVAQVEDPGPPGPGEVLIRVRKRPVHPGDLLGIRGGARPLASTQPWPRGISPGFEGVGIIEALGPDLRRARGFVPGGRVAFFPVRGAWSECVRASAEFVTPVPDDVPDTVAAQMLVNPITAMLLLRAVDRANEGRAEKPGVIVQTSANSAVGRLVTTLARRRGLHVIHLVRTAEEAVALAARFADERVLATEDDRWREHVRREAGGEPIHAVLDAGGGALTFDLVALLSDGGTLVSYGSSGEGSTSLESLALATREITIRGISIARWTATRSPEERREDIAAAVELARTDPRPFDIAAEYDLAQIAQAVQHTERPGKFGTVLLTSEPRPPRERWIA from the coding sequence GTGGCACGGCTCCTGCCGGAGGGGATGAAGAACATGCGCAGCGTCCTTTACGATCGTCACGGGCAGCCGGACGAGGTTCTTCGCGTTGCCCAAGTCGAGGATCCGGGGCCGCCCGGTCCCGGCGAAGTCTTGATTCGCGTACGAAAGCGGCCGGTGCACCCCGGTGATCTGCTCGGGATCCGTGGCGGCGCGCGTCCTCTGGCGAGCACGCAGCCATGGCCCCGCGGGATTTCACCGGGGTTCGAAGGGGTGGGCATCATCGAGGCGCTCGGCCCCGATCTGCGAAGGGCCCGCGGCTTCGTTCCCGGCGGTCGGGTCGCCTTTTTCCCCGTGCGGGGGGCCTGGAGCGAGTGCGTGCGGGCGAGCGCCGAGTTTGTGACACCGGTGCCAGACGATGTTCCCGACACGGTCGCGGCCCAAATGCTGGTGAACCCCATCACGGCGATGCTGCTGCTCCGCGCGGTCGACCGAGCGAACGAAGGGCGCGCGGAAAAGCCGGGGGTCATCGTGCAGACCAGCGCCAACTCGGCGGTCGGGCGGCTCGTGACAACGTTGGCAAGACGGCGGGGACTGCATGTCATCCATCTGGTGCGCACGGCGGAGGAGGCCGTGGCCCTCGCGGCGCGGTTCGCCGATGAGCGCGTGCTGGCCACGGAGGACGATCGCTGGCGCGAGCACGTCCGGCGCGAGGCCGGCGGGGAGCCGATCCACGCGGTGCTCGACGCCGGGGGCGGCGCGCTCACGTTCGATCTGGTGGCGCTCCTCTCCGATGGGGGGACGCTGGTGTCCTACGGCTCCTCGGGCGAGGGCTCGACCTCGCTGGAGTCCCTCGCCCTGGCGACCCGCGAGATCACCATTCGCGGCATCTCCATCGCCCGATGGACGGCGACGCGCTCGCCCGAGGAGCGCCGCGAGGACATTGCGGCGGCCGTGGAGCTCGCGCGCACCGATCCGCGACCCTTCGACATTGCCGCCGAATACGATCTCGCGCAGATCGCGCAAGCCGTTCAACACACGGAGCGCCCGGGCAAATTCGGGACGGTGCTCCTCACGTCGGAGCCGCGCCCGCCGCGCGAACGCTGGATTGCGTAG
- a CDS encoding YciI family protein, producing MRVISLVKSAETNKRPPPALMEAMAVLAEEATRTGAMIESVGLLPTSQATRMRLSSGELIITDGPFTEAKEMVGGYAIFEVASMEEALEWSKRFMDLHKEHWPEWEGETEIRPMFAPQDPAAPCRVEIPETK from the coding sequence ATGCGTGTCATTTCATTGGTTAAGAGCGCGGAGACGAACAAGCGACCGCCGCCTGCCTTGATGGAGGCGATGGCCGTATTGGCCGAGGAAGCGACCCGGACCGGGGCCATGATCGAATCGGTGGGACTGCTCCCCACGTCGCAGGCCACGCGGATGCGGCTCTCCAGCGGCGAGTTGATCATCACCGATGGTCCGTTCACCGAGGCCAAAGAGATGGTCGGCGGCTATGCGATCTTCGAGGTAGCCTCCATGGAGGAGGCGCTCGAATGGTCGAAGCGCTTCATGGATCTCCACAAAGAGCATTGGCCGGAGTGGGAGGGCGAAACGGAGATTCGACCCATGTTCGCCCCGCAGGATCCGGCCGCACCTTGTCGGGTCGAAATCCCCGAAACGAAGTAG
- a CDS encoding glycosyl hydrolase family 18 protein: MQPLFRFALLALGVSCASCTGAEIASDSTGTDSSPAERAELTGASSDELSTLAPGTKTLAYVEVNSNDFNNVGCYTYDSPAKPYFTFASIFAANINYDSARQKPILYFNPQVDTVLNRTSYVKNLQSLGIKVLLTVLGNHQNAGWACFRDEATAQDFASQLAAAANKYGLDGIDIDDEYSTCSTNDTSLIVVASKMRAAMPNKIISKALFSDTSYFRARWNGHKLADYLDYGWEMTYGYTNYAARLSPYLAQGMTKEKLSIGVSTGGSDGAGAAKYVNDNGIGTLMTYNVTKSSQSYLSGQSRVLYGGKTVQVKPNCLK; this comes from the coding sequence ATGCAGCCACTCTTTCGATTTGCGTTGCTCGCGCTCGGCGTGTCGTGTGCTTCCTGCACCGGGGCGGAGATTGCTTCCGATTCCACCGGGACCGATTCGTCGCCCGCCGAGCGCGCCGAGCTCACGGGCGCGAGCTCCGACGAGCTCTCGACCCTCGCGCCGGGCACCAAGACGTTGGCCTATGTGGAGGTCAACTCGAACGACTTCAACAACGTGGGCTGCTACACCTATGACTCGCCGGCGAAGCCGTATTTCACCTTTGCGTCGATCTTCGCCGCCAACATCAATTACGATAGCGCGCGGCAAAAGCCGATTCTATATTTCAATCCGCAGGTCGACACGGTCCTCAACCGCACCAGCTATGTGAAGAACCTGCAGTCGCTCGGCATCAAGGTGCTCCTGACCGTGCTCGGGAACCATCAGAACGCCGGCTGGGCGTGTTTCCGCGACGAGGCCACGGCGCAGGACTTTGCATCGCAGCTGGCGGCGGCCGCCAACAAATACGGGCTCGACGGCATCGACATCGACGACGAATATTCGACCTGCTCCACCAACGACACCTCGCTCATCGTGGTCGCGAGCAAGATGCGCGCGGCCATGCCGAACAAGATCATCTCCAAAGCGCTCTTCTCCGATACGAGCTACTTCCGCGCCCGATGGAACGGGCACAAGCTGGCCGACTACCTCGATTACGGTTGGGAGATGACCTACGGGTACACCAATTACGCCGCGCGTTTGAGCCCCTACCTGGCGCAGGGAATGACCAAGGAGAAACTGTCCATCGGTGTTTCCACCGGCGGCAGCGACGGGGCGGGCGCCGCAAAATACGTAAATGACAATGGCATCGGCACATTGATGACGTACAATGTCACCAAGAGCTCGCAGAGCTACCTCTCCGGACAATCCCGGGTGCTCTACGGCGGCAAGACCGTGCAGGTCAAACCAAACTGCTTGAAATAG